From Bradysia coprophila strain Holo2 unplaced genomic scaffold, BU_Bcop_v1 contig_50, whole genome shotgun sequence, one genomic window encodes:
- the LOC119082913 gene encoding uncharacterized protein LOC119082913, with amino-acid sequence MYDVVYNIPCLGDGRRAKCDLSYIGQTGRKTNVRTDEHVEDIKTFNQTGELENTTALVHHFYEAGHVPDTDNVSILEVEHNYAKRKVLESLHIMSNQTMNFRKDTENISAVYISLIQGKKAPST; translated from the coding sequence ATGTACGATGTGGTTTACAATATACCGTGTCTGGGTGATGGCAGAAGGGCCAAGTGCGATCTCAGTTACATTGGCCAAACTGGACGCAAGACCAATGTACGAACGGATGAACATGTAGAAGACATCAAAACGTTTAATCAAACTGGTGAATTGGAAAACACGACAGCACTCGTACACCATTTCTACGAGGCTGGCCATGTACCGGACACAGACAATGTTTCGATTTTAGAAGTGGAACACAATTACGCAAAACGAAAAGTGCTCGAATCTCTACACATAATGTCAAATCAGACTATGAACTTTAGAAAAGATACAGAGAATATCAGCGCAGTGTATATAAGTCTCATTCAAGGGAAGAAAGCTCCATCCACGTAG
- the LOC119082885 gene encoding odorant receptor 94b-like, which yields MCSLAYQLTYTSPIESPFEYFFYCIYIVCIVTQIFLPCFFGNEVIFTGSSLSNCAYSSEWYSFSLNYRKVLFVFLERLKRKSEIMAGKLFNLSLDTFTSIVHFSYRLYTVIGSR from the exons ATGTGCTCACTCGCCTATCAACTAACCTAT ACATCCCCGATCGAAAGTCCCTTCGAATACTTCTTCTACTGCATTTACATCGTGTGCATTGTTACACAGATTTTCCTGCCTTGTTTCTTCGGCAATGAAGTAATATTCACTGGCAGTTCTCTGTCCAATTGCGCCTATTCATCCGAATGGTATTCATTCTCATTGAACTATCGAAAAGTGTTGTTCGTTTTTCTGGAGCGTTTGAAAAGAAAGAGCGAAATTATGGCAGGGAAACTGTTCAATTTGAGTTTGGATACGTTCACATCG ATTGTTCATTTCTCCTACCGATTGTATACCGTCATTGGTAGCAGATAA